From Candoia aspera isolate rCanAsp1 chromosome 4, rCanAsp1.hap2, whole genome shotgun sequence, a single genomic window includes:
- the LOC134496551 gene encoding olfactory receptor 6M1-like, translating to MENHTHIASFKLLVFPELHQLEHLIGFILLASYMITLAGNIMIIILITHDPHLHTPMYFFLGNLSCLEILITTSVIPKMLLGLLLGNTFISYPACLSQCYFFFFLGSSDFVLLAVMSYDRYMAICNPLQYPVIMKLEFCLWLVMGCYAAGFLATILPTILVTNLSFCDRNQIDHFFCDSVALMKLACTDTHLVELISFFSSSVTVVGSFISTIISYVYIITIIVKIPSSSGRQKAFSTCSSHLTVVSLGYGSCIFMYVRPLGSNPSTNKIVSLINTVLTPLLSPFIFSLRNKQVKDAVKAVFIKYVVYSK from the coding sequence ATGGAGAATCATACTCACATTGCCAGCTTTAAGCTACTAGTTTTTCCTGAACTTCATCAACTAGAACATCTCATTGGATTCATTCTCCTGGCATCCTATATGATCACCTTAGCTGGGAATATCATGATTATTATCCTCATTACTCATGATCCCCATCTACATACTCCCATGTACTTTTTTTTAGGTAATCTTTCTTGCTTAGAGATCCTAATCACAACCTCTGTTATCCCCAAGATGCTGTTGGGTCTTTTGCTGGGCAACACATTTATTTCATATCCTGCTTGTCTTTCCCAgtgctattttttcttcttcctaggaaGCAGTGATTTTGTCCTTTTAGCAGTCATGTCATATGATCGTTATATGGCCATTTGCAATCCTTTGCAATATCCAGTAATTATGAAACTTGAGTTCTGCCTATGGCTAGTTATGGGCTGTTATGCAGCTGGCTTTCTGGCAACCATTCTCCCCACCATCCTGGTTACAAATCTGTCTTTCTGTGATAGAAATCAGATTGATCACTTTTTCTGTGACAGTGTGGCCTTGATGAAACTAGCCTGCACTGACACTCATCTTGTGGAGTTAATAAGTTTTTTCTCATCTTCAGTGACTGTGGTAGGCTCTTTCATTAGCACCATTATATCCTATGTTTATATAATCACAATTATTGTCAAAATTCCATCTTCCTCTGGAAGACAAAAGGCATTCTCTACTTGTTCATCCCATCTGACTGTTGTCAGTCTTGGATATGGCAGTTGCATCTTCATGTATGTAAGGCCTTTAGGCAGCAATCCATCAACAAATAAGATTGTTTCTCTAATCAATACAGTGTTGACTCCTTTGCTGAGCCCATTCATCTTCAGTTTGAGAAATAAGCAAGTGAAAGATGCTGTAAAAGCAGTTTTCATTAAGTATGTAGTCTACTCAAAATaa
- the LOC134496552 gene encoding olfactory receptor 6M1-like gives METQNKTSVTEFVLLGFVFEPIVQIIFFMSFLLIYLVTMLGNVLIIVLICIDRRLQTPMYFFLTNLSFIEMSMTTCLVPKMLANLLSEIKIISFAGCLVQSFFYFFMGSTLFILVAVMAFDRYMAICYPLRYPIMMTGKVCVQMMIGSWIGGLFSVFFSTVLKARLTYCRHNVINHFFCDSAPLLHLACQDITFIELVDFLACLIVLLGSFSFTATSYIYIISTIVKIPSAEGRKKAFGTCASHFTAVSMGYGISIFVYVRPSQSDSMSRNKVLAIFSGILAPFLNPFIFSLRNEQMKKVLRDVLRKMSFKIK, from the coding sequence ATGGAAACACAAAATAAGACCTCTGTTACAGAATTCGTTTTGCTTGGATTTGTATTTGAACCAATTGTACAAATCATCTTTTTTATGTCTTTCCTCCTTATTTATCTAGTGACAATGCTCGGAAATGTACTCATAATTGTACTGATTTGCATTGATCGCCGTCTCCAAACCCCAATGTATTTCTTCCTCACCAATCTATCCTTCATAGAGATGTCCATGACAACTTGTTTAGTGCCTAAAATGCTGGCCAATctcttgtctgaaataaaaatcaTTTCTTTTGCTGGCTGTTTAGTACagtcatttttctattttttcatggGTTCTACATTGTTCATCCTCGTTGCTGTCATGGCCTTTGACCGCTACATGGCCATCTGCTATCCCCTTAGGTACCCCATCATGATGACTGGGAAAGTTTGTGTTCAGATGATGATTGGATCTTGGATCGGTGGGCTCTTCTCAGTGTTCTTCTCTACTGTGTTAAAAGCCAGGCTAACTTACTGTAGACATAATGTCATTAATCACTTTTTCTGCGACAGTGCCCCCTTATTGCATCTTGCCTGCCAGGATATAACCTTTATTGAGCTGGTGGACTTCCTTGCATGTTTGATCGTACTGCTTGGCTCTTTCTCATTCACTGCTACATCTTACATCTACATAATTAGCACCATTGTCAAGATTCCATCTGCAGAGGGCAGGAAGAAGGCCTTTGGTACCTGTGCCTCACATTTCACCGCGGTCTCCATGGGCTATGGAATCTCCATTTTTGTTTATGTCAGACCATCTCAGAGTGACAGTATGAGCAGAAACAAAGTATTGGCCATTTTCTCTGGCATCCTGGCACCCTTCTTGAACCCTTTCATCTTTAGTCTAAGGAATGAGCAGATGAAAAAGGTGTTGAGAGATGTTCTAAGGAAAAtgtctttcaaaataaaataa
- the LOC134496554 gene encoding olfactory receptor 2G3-like: MNQMNQTEVWEFVLLGFSDHPTLEPVLFAIFLFIYLLVLLGNIGIIILVASDPHLQTPMYFFLQNLAFINLCYTTAVVPKMLSNMILTKKTISYHMCMTQTYLSAFLGAAECILLAVMAFDRYTAVCHPLRYTIIMNLQTCTRIAAASWTIGFLVSVVPLYLSLPPLCAPYVTNHVFCESPVLLHMICTDTSLNELLMLVGGLGTLMLPFILILISYGYIIGAIMKIHTTSGRCKAFSTCSSHLTVVIIYYGTGMFMYMRPKSCYSPENDKLISIFYSVINPMLNPIIYSFRNKEVKESLKRVHWTSLTSNF; the protein is encoded by the coding sequence ATGAACCAAATGAATCAAACTGAAGTCTGGGAATTCGTTCTTTTAGGTTTTTCGGATCACCCCACATTGGAGCCTGTGCTTTTTGCCATCTTCCTCTTCATCTATCTCCTTGTCCTGCTTGGTAATATTGGCATCATTATCCTGGTTGCTTCAGATCCACATTTACAGACTCCCATGTACTTTTTCCTTCAAAATCTAGCATTTATTAACCTTTGCTATACCACTGCTGTGGTCCCCAAAATGTTGTCCAACATGATATTGACAAAGAAAACCATATCCTATCATATGTGCATGACACAAACATATCTCTCTGCCTTTCTTGGAGCAGCAGAATGTATTCTGCTGGCTGTGATGGCTTTTGATCGCTATACAGCAGTGTGTCACCCCCTGCGTTACACCATAATAATGAATCTCCAAACCTGTACTAGAATTGCAGCTGCTTCTTGGACCATTGGCTTTCTAGTTTCTGTTGTCCCACTCTACTTAAGCTTACCCCCACTTTGTGCACCTTATGTCACCAATCATGTCTTCTGTGAGTCTCCTGTCTTGCTACACATGATTTGCACTGATACGTCTTTAAATGAATTATTGATGTTAGTTGGGGGCTTGGGCACACTGATGCTGCCCTTTATCTTGATTCTGATTTCCTATGGCTATATTATTGGTGCAATAATGAAGATTCACACTACTAGTGGCAGATGCAAAGCTTTTTCAACATGCTCTTCTCACTTGACAGTGGTGATAATCTATTATGGGACAGGGATGTTCATGTATATGAGGCCAAAATCCTGTTATTCACCAGAGAATGATAAGCTAATTTCTATATTCTATTCTGTTATCAATCCAATGCTGAACCCTATAATATATAGTTTTAGGAATAAGGAAGTCAAAGAATCATTAAAGAGAGTGCATTGGACAAGTCTAACTTCTAACTTCTGA
- the LOC134496550 gene encoding olfactory receptor 11L1-like, giving the protein MANHSIISEFQLLGFQLFQKWEIILFTVFLLIYILTIIGNVIIIAVVWLEPYLHSPMYAFLQNLSFLEIWYTSTIVPKMLHSLLWETKIISYNGCMTQLYFFVFLGATECFLLSVMAYDRFLAICDPLHYTVTMNIQSCTRLAIGSWVIGLITGLLPSLLISRLTFCRSNQINHFFCDIPPLLKLSCSDTSITEISIFVLSLLVLFTCFLLTLVSYAFIIMIILKIPSASGRKKAYSTCGSHLAVVIIYFGTMISMYVRPSVNLSSELNKVISIFYTVITPLLNPVIYSLKNEDFRGALQKLINKRHAQHSL; this is encoded by the coding sequence ATGGCTAACCACAGTATCATATCTGAATTCCAGCTTCTAGGGTTCCAGCTCTTTCAAAAGTGGGAGATCATTCTTTTTACTGTATTCTTACTTATCTACATACTAACTATCATAGGGAATGTGATTATTATTGCAGTGGTCTGGTTGGAGCCATATCTTCATTCTCCTATGTATGCTTTTCTCCAAAACCTCTCTTTCCTAGAGATCTGGTATACCAGCACAATTGTTCCTAAGATGCTTCACAGTCTCCTCTGGGAGACCAAAATCATCTCTTACAATGGGTGCATGACCCAACTCTACTTCTTTGTCTTCTTGGGGGCAACGGAATGCTTTCTGTTATCTGTGATGGCATATGACAGATTCCTGGCCATCTGTGACCCATTGCATTACACAGTAACCATGAACATTCAGTCCTGCACCCGTTTGGCAATTGGGTCTTGGGTGATTGGCCTCATCACAGGATTGTTGCCATCTTTGCTAATCTCCAGACTAACTTTCTGCAGATCCAACCAAATCAATCATTTCTTTTGTGATATCCCACCTTTGCTGAAGCTCTCTTGTTCTGATACTTCAATCACTGAGATTTCTATATTTGTGCTTTCTCTGTTGGTCCTTTTTACCTGTTTCTTGCTTACGTTGGTGTCTTATGCCTTCATCATAATGATTATTCTAAAAATCCCCTCTGCTTCTGGAAGGAAAAAGGCCTATTCCACCTGTGGCTCCCACTTGGCTGTGGTGATAATATATTTTGGCACTATGATATCTATGTATGTTCGCCCCAGTGTTAACCTTTCCTCAGAGCTGAATAAGGTGATCTCCATTTTCTACACTGTGATAACACCACTTCTGAACCCTGTGATTTACAGTCTGAAGAATGAAGATTTCAGGGGAGCCTTGCAGAAATTAATCAACAAGAGGCATGCCCAACATAGCTTGTAA
- the LOC134496553 gene encoding olfactory receptor 6M1-like, with product METQNETTATEIILLGFVFEPILGIIVFLVFLIIYLVTVLGNALIIVLICIDRHLQTPMYFFLSNLSAIEIFMTTSVVPKMLANLLSERKTISFAGCFTQLYFYFFMGSTEFILFAAMSFDRYVAICYPLRYPILMTGKVCVQMMIGSWIAGFFSVFLSTVLKARLTYCRHNVINHFFCDSAPLLHLACQDITLIELVDFLVSLIVLLGSFSFTATSYIYIISTIVKIPSAEGRKKAFGTCASHFTAVSMGYGISIFVYVRPSQSDSMSINKVLAIFSGILTPFLNPFIFSLRNEQMKEVLRDVLKKMITLIKASLSQSTYLKLHIALLQM from the exons ATGGAAACACAAAATGAGACCACTGCCACAGAAATTATTTTGCTTGGATTTGTCTTTGAACCAATTTTGGGAATCATTGTCTTTCTGGTTTTCCTCATTATTTATCTAGTGACAGTGCTTGGAAATGCACTCATAATTGTACTGATTTGCATTGATCGCCATCTCCAAACCCCAATGTATTTCTTCCTGAGCAATCTGTCTGCCATTGAGATATTCATGACGACATCTGTGGTGCCTAAAATGTTGGCCAATCTTCTGTCTGAAAGGAAAACTATTTCCTTTGCTGGCTGCTTCACtcaattatatttctattttttcatggGTTCTACAGAGTTCatcctctttgctgccatgtccTTTGACCGCTACGTGGCCATCTGCTATCCCCTTAGGTACCCCATCCTGATGACTGGGAAAGTTTGTGTTCAGATGATGATTGGATCTTGGATCGCTGGGTTCTTCTCAGTGTTCTTGTCTACTGTGTTAAAAGCCAGGCTAACTTACTGTAGACATAATGTCATTAATCACTTTTTCTGCGACAGTGCCCCCTTATTGCATCTTGCCTGCCAGGATATAACCCTTATTGAGCTGGTGGACTTCCTTGTATCTTTGATCGTACTGCTTGGCTCTTTCTCATTCACTGCTACATCTTACATCTACATAATTAGCACCATTGTCAAGATTCCATCTGCAGAGGGCAGGAAGAAGGCCTTTGGTACCTGTGCCTCACATTTCACCGCGGTCTCCATGGGCTATGGAATCTCCATTTTTGTTTATGTCAGACCATCTCAGAGTGACAGTATGAGCATAAACAAAGTATTGGCCATTTTCTCTGGCATTCTGACCCCCTTCTTGAACCCTTTCATCTTTAGTCTAAGGAATGAGCAGATGAAAGAGGTGTTGAGAGATGTTCTAAAGAAAAt GATTACTTTGATCAAAGCTTCATTGTCTCAAAGCACCTATTTGAAACTCCACATAGCCCTTTTACAAATGTAG